In Musa acuminata AAA Group cultivar baxijiao chromosome BXJ2-3, Cavendish_Baxijiao_AAA, whole genome shotgun sequence, the following proteins share a genomic window:
- the LOC103979707 gene encoding early nodulin-like protein 1 has protein sequence MMAAVSKSLLGSLLLAGVIMELVTSSEAYVYDVGGRDGWAPNPSESYDGWAGRNRFLVNDKLVFRYRKDADSVLVVTKQDYDACNGGNPIQKLEGGDSEFKLDRSGPFFFISGTPGNCQKGQKLQVVVLAVRNVKPGPSPPAPPPAIPPSPLPPSERPTSPPAPPPSPSSNSSSGTGTQTTPSPSPSPSPIPSHPSHSSSLAGASTITLGLAAMILGGAFVY, from the exons ATGATGGCGGCGGTCTCCAAAAGCTTGCTCGGTTCTCTTCTTCTTGCAGGGGTCATAATGGAGTTGGTGACGTCTTCCGAGGCTTATGTTTACGACGTCGGTGGGAGAGATGGTTGGGCGCCCAATCCTTCGGAGAGTTACGACGGCTGGGCTGGGAGGAACAGGTTCCTGGTCAATGACAAGCTCG TGTTTAGATACAGGAAGGATGCGGACTCTGTTCTGGTGGTGACGAAGCAGGACTACGACGCATGCAACGGGGGCAATCCGATCCAGAAGTTGGAGGGAGGCGATTCGGAGTTCAAGTTGGATCGGTCGGGGCCGTTCTTCTTCATCAGCGGCACGCCGGGCAACTGCCAGAAGGGCCAGAAGCTGCAAGTGGTGGTGTTGGCCGTCAGAAACGTAAAACCAGGCCCGTCGCCGCCGGCCCCTCCACCAGCTATCCCTCCGTCACCGCTTCCTCCTTCCGAGCGCCCCACCTCCCCTCCTGCTCCTCCACCATCTCCCTCTTCCAACTCCTCTAGTGGAACTGGTACACAGAcaacgccgtcgccgtcgccgtcgccgtcgccgatcCCGTCTCACCCGAGCCACTCCTCCTCTCTCGCAGGCGCATCAACGATCACGCTTGGACTAGCGGCTATGATCCTGGGTGGCGCCTTTGTCTACTAA